The following proteins come from a genomic window of Gottfriedia acidiceleris:
- a CDS encoding cell division protein FtsZ — MILSKQTEFTATYQFGKTKVNIIAPNDVTEENRKKIIEEIYTIGWKIVKEELYKKDDQ; from the coding sequence GTGATACTGAGTAAACAAACAGAATTTACTGCTACCTATCAATTTGGAAAAACAAAAGTGAATATAATTGCGCCAAATGATGTTACAGAAGAAAATAGAAAGAAAATTATTGAAGAAATTTATACGATTGGCTGGAAGATTGTTAAAGAAGAATTGTATAAGAAAGATGATCAGTAG
- the dapG gene encoding aspartate kinase: MKILVQKFGGTSVRDENGRKHALKHIKEALEKGYKLVVVVSAMGRKGEPYATDTLLNLVGAKKSKVTQRELDLLMSCGETISSIVFSNLLNENGIHAMAMTGASAGFRTNDEFGNAKILDMKCGRLIKELENFDVVVVAGFQGSTSNGDITTLGRGGSDTSASALGVAVGAETIEIFTDVEGVMTADPRIVKEARPLSVVTYAEICNMAYQGAKVIHPRAVEIAMQGKVPIRIRSTYSNSLGTLVTSNPTQRIIGENIQDRLITGIAHVPNVTQIRVTSKEHTFDLHSQVFKAMANKGISVDFINISPNGVVYTVSDEVASKAIDVLKGIGYEPSYTTGCAKVSIVGAAIAGVPGVTSKIVTALAEKGIQILQSADSHTTIWVLVKNEDMVEAVTALHDAFELSSVKVD; encoded by the coding sequence ATGAAAATATTAGTCCAAAAATTTGGAGGGACTTCAGTACGTGACGAAAATGGAAGAAAGCACGCACTTAAGCATATAAAAGAAGCATTAGAAAAAGGATATAAATTAGTAGTAGTTGTTTCTGCTATGGGACGAAAAGGTGAACCATATGCAACAGATACACTATTAAATTTAGTTGGCGCAAAAAAAAGTAAGGTTACACAAAGAGAACTTGATTTATTAATGTCTTGTGGTGAAACCATTTCATCAATTGTTTTTTCTAATTTATTGAATGAAAACGGTATTCATGCCATGGCTATGACAGGTGCATCTGCAGGTTTCCGAACAAATGATGAATTTGGAAATGCAAAAATTCTTGATATGAAATGCGGACGTCTTATTAAAGAGCTAGAAAACTTTGATGTTGTAGTAGTCGCAGGATTCCAAGGATCAACATCTAATGGTGATATCACAACATTAGGTAGAGGTGGAAGTGATACTTCTGCTTCTGCACTTGGGGTTGCTGTTGGCGCAGAAACAATTGAAATCTTTACTGACGTTGAAGGCGTAATGACAGCAGATCCAAGGATTGTAAAAGAAGCAAGACCTTTATCTGTTGTTACTTATGCAGAAATTTGTAATATGGCATATCAAGGGGCGAAAGTAATTCATCCTAGAGCTGTAGAAATTGCAATGCAAGGGAAGGTACCTATTCGAATTCGATCAACTTATTCAAATAGTTTAGGTACACTAGTAACATCGAATCCTACACAACGAATTATTGGTGAAAATATTCAAGATCGTTTAATTACAGGAATCGCACATGTACCGAATGTTACGCAAATTAGAGTAACTTCAAAGGAACATACTTTTGATTTACATTCTCAAGTATTTAAAGCAATGGCAAATAAAGGAATAAGTGTAGACTTTATTAATATCTCACCTAATGGTGTAGTATACACTGTAAGTGATGAAGTTGCTTCAAAAGCGATTGATGTATTAAAAGGTATTGGCTATGAGCCTTCATACACTACAGGATGTGCAAAAGTATCAATAGTTGGTGCAGCAATTGCAGGAGTACCTGGCGTAACTTCTAAAATTGTAACTGCATTAGCTGAAAAAGGGATTCAAATTTTACAATCAGCTGACAGTCATACTACTATTTGGGTACTTGTCAAAAATGAAGATATGGTCGAAGCAGTTACTGCACTTCATGATGCATTTGAACTTAGTTCAGTTAAAGTGGATTAA
- the dapA gene encoding 4-hydroxy-tetrahydrodipicolinate synthase yields MSRFGKISTAMVTPFDSKGNIDFAKTTKLVNYLIENGTDSIVVCGTTGESPTLTSEEKLALISHVVSTAAGRVPVIAGTGSNNTRETVELTKKVSALGVDAIMVVVPYYNKPNQEGLYQHFKAAAKSTELPVMLYNVPGRTVASLSVDTVVRLAEIPNVVAIKDATGNLSIMTEIIDRTPEDFELYCGDDGLTLPAFAIGSKGTVSVASHVLGNEMQQLAESFFTGDMAKAQFLHRKLLPLFEGFFMAPSPGPIKTALQMKGLDVGGVRLPLVPLSEAERTTIGILINKLDEALQSN; encoded by the coding sequence ATGAGTAGATTTGGTAAAATTTCAACAGCGATGGTAACACCTTTTGATTCAAAAGGAAATATTGATTTCGCAAAAACAACAAAACTTGTGAACTACTTAATTGAGAATGGTACGGATTCAATCGTAGTTTGTGGAACAACTGGAGAATCCCCAACGTTAACTTCTGAAGAAAAGTTAGCATTAATTAGCCATGTTGTTTCAACTGCAGCAGGAAGAGTACCTGTAATCGCGGGTACAGGAAGTAATAATACTCGTGAAACAGTTGAATTAACGAAAAAGGTTTCTGCTTTAGGTGTAGATGCAATAATGGTAGTTGTACCTTATTATAATAAACCAAACCAAGAAGGGCTTTATCAACACTTTAAAGCGGCAGCAAAAAGTACTGAACTGCCTGTAATGTTATATAATGTACCAGGTAGAACAGTTGCTAGCCTTTCTGTAGATACAGTTGTAAGATTAGCAGAAATTCCGAATGTAGTTGCAATTAAAGATGCGACTGGTAACTTAAGCATAATGACGGAAATTATTGACCGTACTCCTGAAGACTTTGAATTATACTGTGGTGACGACGGCCTAACACTTCCTGCATTTGCAATTGGTTCAAAGGGAACTGTTTCAGTTGCATCACACGTGTTAGGAAATGAAATGCAACAATTAGCTGAAAGCTTCTTCACTGGAGATATGGCTAAAGCACAATTCTTACACCGTAAACTATTACCATTATTTGAAGGATTCTTCATGGCTCCAAGTCCAGGTCCAATCAAAACGGCTTTACAAATGAAAGGTTTAGATGTTGGTGGAGTTCGTTTACCGCTTGTACCACTTTCAGAAGCTGAACGCACAACGATCGGTATATTAATAAATAAATTAGACGAAGCATTACAAAGTAATTAA
- a CDS encoding multicopper oxidase family protein, whose protein sequence is MNLSKFVDELPIPPILKPRWKEHFYTYYEVTMTEFKQSLHSELNDSTVWGYEGSYPGPTIKVEQGEIVFIKWINELPDKHLFPIDYTVHGAHKDVPQVRTVVHVHGACVEPESDGYPEAWFTKDYKQVGRYFTKQVYRYDNCDSASTLWYHDHALGITRLNIYAGLAGFYLISDQKESLLNLPNGKYDVPLLIQDKSFNHDGSLYYPEQPDQPIKELQTSIIPEFIGDTVIVNGKVHPYLKVEPRKYRFRLLNGSNSRFFRFKLDTGQLMYQIATEGGFMQHPIGINELMLSPAERAEVIIDFTNLEGKKIIMQNDAPTPFPSGKPVDENTGTVMQFKVSLPLSNVDTSMIPANMVTIPKINEQSASMKRYLTLDHRMDQYGREIMLLDNKHWDTPISENPKLGTTEIWYLINLTPDAHPIHLHLINFKILDRRNFDVEKYKKERILHYTDPPTPPNPQECGWKDTVQANPNQVTRIIMRFGPFTGLYVWHCHMLEHEDYEMMRPFIVIQ, encoded by the coding sequence ATGAATCTTTCTAAATTCGTAGATGAACTACCCATTCCACCAATTTTAAAACCTCGCTGGAAAGAACATTTTTATACTTATTATGAAGTAACGATGACTGAGTTTAAGCAATCGCTCCATAGTGAGTTAAATGACTCAACTGTTTGGGGGTATGAAGGAAGCTATCCTGGACCTACAATTAAAGTAGAGCAAGGTGAAATCGTGTTTATTAAATGGATTAATGAACTCCCAGACAAACACCTGTTTCCGATAGATTATACTGTTCATGGTGCTCATAAAGATGTTCCTCAAGTAAGGACAGTTGTACATGTACATGGTGCTTGTGTTGAACCAGAAAGCGATGGCTATCCTGAAGCTTGGTTTACAAAAGATTATAAACAAGTTGGTCGTTATTTTACAAAGCAAGTATATCGATATGATAATTGTGATAGTGCATCTACGCTTTGGTACCATGATCATGCACTTGGTATTACAAGGCTTAATATTTATGCTGGTTTAGCAGGATTCTATCTAATTAGTGATCAGAAGGAAAGTTTATTAAATTTACCGAATGGGAAATATGATGTCCCGCTATTGATACAAGATAAAAGTTTTAATCACGATGGTTCACTTTATTATCCAGAACAACCAGATCAACCAATCAAAGAACTACAAACGTCAATTATCCCTGAATTTATTGGTGATACAGTAATCGTCAATGGTAAAGTTCATCCTTATTTAAAAGTTGAACCAAGAAAATATCGATTTAGGTTATTAAACGGTTCTAACTCACGCTTTTTTCGATTTAAGCTTGATACTGGTCAACTTATGTATCAAATCGCAACTGAAGGTGGATTCATGCAGCATCCGATCGGTATAAATGAGCTAATGTTATCCCCAGCTGAACGAGCGGAAGTAATTATCGATTTTACGAATCTTGAAGGTAAGAAGATTATCATGCAGAATGATGCTCCTACCCCATTTCCATCTGGAAAACCTGTTGATGAAAATACGGGAACTGTAATGCAATTTAAAGTTAGTTTGCCATTATCAAACGTGGATACGAGTATGATACCAGCTAATATGGTTACTATTCCAAAAATTAATGAACAGTCTGCTTCAATGAAGCGATACTTAACATTAGATCACAGGATGGATCAGTATGGACGAGAAATAATGTTATTGGATAATAAACATTGGGATACCCCCATCTCAGAAAATCCGAAATTGGGAACGACCGAAATATGGTATTTAATTAACTTAACGCCAGATGCTCATCCTATTCATCTTCACTTAATCAATTTCAAAATCTTAGATCGTAGAAACTTTGATGTAGAAAAGTATAAAAAGGAAAGGATCCTTCATTACACAGATCCACCGACTCCACCAAATCCACAAGAATGTGGATGGAAGGACACTGTTCAAGCTAATCCAAATCAAGTAACTAGAATAATCATGAGGTTTGGGCCATTCACAGGATTATATGTTTGGCACTGTCATATGTTGGAACACGAGGACTATGAAATGATGAGACCATTTATTGTGATTCAATAG
- a CDS encoding YlzJ-like family protein — protein sequence MILYTIMPIESIFPIDQQEYTSQQFLEYNGVPMLVDSVGGTAFEIKRIVSTDPEHYMQYTPGQRILVLPT from the coding sequence TTGATTCTTTATACAATTATGCCAATTGAATCGATTTTTCCTATTGATCAACAAGAATATACATCGCAGCAGTTTTTGGAGTACAATGGTGTTCCAATGTTGGTTGATAGTGTTGGGGGTACAGCTTTTGAAATTAAAAGAATTGTAAGTACCGATCCCGAGCATTATATGCAATATACACCTGGTCAAAGAATTTTAGTTCTTCCAACTTGA
- a CDS encoding ribonuclease J codes for MVKEMKEQVKVFALGGVGEIGKNMYVVEVGDLIYVLDAGLKFPDQEMYGIDHVIPDVSYLEKNAHKVVGVFITHGHEDHIGAIPYIMNKLPQVKFYTNKLAYLFIREKLSEKGIKNLEQFELYDETTLLTFENSSISFFRTTHSIPDSFGFCVNTPQGAVVFTGDFKFDQSKSPFPGADLGKLALIGDKGVLCLLSDSTNAERQGFSGSEKKVSEEIKKEIMNAKGRVLVACFSSNIYRIQQVIDASVASERKLAVVGSSMMKSIEIAKELDYLSIPDDLMISVVDTDNYKERDIVILTTGTQGEPMAALSKIAKGTHKQVSIRKGDTVLMAATPIPGNEMLVSTSVNLLFRAGANVIYGYKKVHVSGHGYEEELKLMLELMKPKYFIPVHGEYRMQKAHSHIAEEVGMAKEDIFIIEKGDIVSFKNGQASRTEKIEVGNVLIDGIGVGDVGNIVLRDRKLLSQDGILIVVVTFNKQKKVIISGPEIITRGFVYVRESEKLITRSTEIVKDITEKMLQNDQIEWTLLKNSIRDGLSAYLYEETKRRPMILPILMEV; via the coding sequence GTGGTGAAGGAAATGAAGGAACAAGTAAAAGTTTTTGCCCTTGGTGGGGTGGGAGAAATCGGAAAAAACATGTATGTAGTCGAAGTTGGAGATTTGATTTACGTGTTAGATGCAGGTTTGAAATTTCCTGACCAAGAAATGTACGGAATAGATCATGTCATACCAGATGTAAGTTATTTAGAGAAAAACGCACATAAAGTAGTAGGTGTTTTTATAACACATGGACATGAAGATCATATTGGTGCGATTCCATATATTATGAATAAACTTCCACAAGTAAAGTTTTATACGAATAAATTAGCTTATTTATTTATAAGAGAAAAATTAAGTGAAAAGGGTATTAAAAACCTTGAGCAATTTGAACTATATGACGAAACTACTTTATTAACATTTGAAAATAGTTCTATTAGTTTTTTTAGGACTACTCACAGTATTCCTGATTCATTTGGATTTTGTGTGAATACACCACAAGGTGCTGTCGTTTTTACTGGAGACTTCAAATTTGATCAATCGAAAAGTCCTTTTCCAGGTGCTGATTTAGGCAAACTAGCATTAATAGGTGATAAAGGTGTCTTATGTTTGCTATCTGATAGCACAAATGCAGAAAGACAAGGGTTTTCGGGCTCTGAAAAGAAAGTATCGGAAGAAATAAAAAAAGAAATAATGAATGCAAAAGGAAGAGTTTTAGTAGCTTGCTTTTCTTCAAATATATATCGAATCCAACAGGTTATTGATGCAAGTGTAGCTTCTGAAAGAAAACTAGCTGTAGTCGGAAGTAGTATGATGAAATCGATTGAAATAGCAAAGGAATTAGATTATTTATCGATTCCTGATGATTTAATGATTTCAGTTGTTGATACAGATAATTATAAAGAAAGAGATATTGTCATCCTTACAACAGGTACTCAAGGAGAACCGATGGCAGCCCTTTCAAAAATTGCTAAAGGTACGCATAAACAAGTTTCAATCCGAAAAGGTGATACTGTACTAATGGCGGCAACACCTATACCAGGAAATGAAATGTTAGTTTCAACTTCTGTTAATCTATTATTTAGAGCTGGTGCAAATGTTATTTATGGTTATAAGAAGGTACATGTATCTGGCCATGGCTATGAAGAAGAATTAAAGTTAATGCTTGAATTGATGAAGCCAAAATATTTCATACCAGTTCATGGTGAATATCGAATGCAAAAAGCACATTCACATATTGCTGAAGAAGTAGGGATGGCAAAAGAAGATATTTTTATTATTGAAAAAGGTGATATCGTTTCGTTTAAAAATGGTCAAGCTTCTCGAACTGAAAAAATCGAAGTTGGCAACGTTTTAATTGACGGAATTGGTGTCGGTGATGTTGGTAATATCGTATTACGTGATCGTAAGCTACTTTCTCAAGATGGAATACTAATCGTTGTGGTAACATTTAACAAGCAAAAGAAAGTAATCATATCTGGTCCAGAAATTATAACTCGTGGCTTTGTATATGTTCGTGAGTCCGAAAAATTAATAACTAGATCAACTGAAATTGTAAAAGATATTACAGAAAAAATGTTACAGAACGATCAAATTGAATGGACATTATTAAAAAATTCAATAAGAGATGGATTAAGCGCTTACTTATATGAAGAAACAAAAAGAAGACCAATGATTCTTCCAATTTTAATGGAAGTATAA
- the asd gene encoding aspartate-semialdehyde dehydrogenase, translated as MIATLEKRNFPVKEIKYLSSKRSAGTKLTYKGEEVIVQEATPEAFEGVDIALFSAGGSVSKDLAPEAVKRGAVVVDNTSAFRMAEDVPLVVPEVNDKDLFNHKGIIANPNCSTIQMVVALEPIRQSIGLNKVVVSTYQAVSGAGVTAIEALKEQAQAFLNGEEATPSVLPVKSGEKHYQIAFNAIPQIDVFTENGYTYEEMKMINETKKIMHLPELQISATCVRLPVISGHSESVYIEVDKEVSVAELKSLLSDAPGIVLQDDPEQQLYPMPFYSIGSNEVFVGRIRKDLDNPFGFHLWIVSDNLLKGAAWNSVQIAERLIELSII; from the coding sequence ATGATTGCAACATTGGAGAAAAGAAATTTTCCGGTAAAAGAAATTAAATATTTATCTTCAAAGCGTTCTGCAGGAACAAAATTAACATATAAAGGTGAAGAAGTAATCGTACAAGAAGCTACTCCTGAAGCTTTTGAAGGTGTTGATATTGCTTTATTTAGTGCTGGTGGTTCAGTATCAAAAGACCTAGCTCCTGAAGCAGTTAAAAGAGGGGCAGTAGTAGTAGATAACACTAGTGCATTTAGAATGGCTGAAGATGTACCTTTAGTTGTACCTGAAGTAAATGACAAAGATTTATTTAATCATAAAGGTATAATTGCAAATCCTAACTGTTCAACAATCCAAATGGTTGTTGCCTTAGAACCAATTCGTCAATCAATTGGTTTAAATAAAGTAGTAGTTTCAACTTACCAAGCCGTTTCTGGTGCTGGAGTTACAGCAATTGAAGCATTAAAGGAACAAGCGCAAGCATTCTTAAATGGTGAAGAAGCAACTCCATCAGTATTACCGGTAAAAAGTGGCGAGAAACATTATCAAATTGCTTTTAACGCAATTCCACAAATCGATGTATTTACTGAGAATGGATATACTTATGAAGAAATGAAAATGATTAATGAAACGAAAAAAATCATGCATTTACCTGAATTACAAATTAGCGCAACTTGTGTAAGACTTCCTGTAATTTCTGGTCACTCAGAGTCAGTTTACATTGAAGTTGATAAGGAAGTATCGGTAGCGGAACTTAAATCTCTTTTAAGTGATGCACCTGGAATCGTTTTACAAGATGATCCAGAACAACAACTATATCCAATGCCATTTTACAGTATTGGAAGTAATGAAGTATTTGTAGGACGTATCCGTAAAGACCTAGATAATCCATTTGGATTCCATTTATGGATCGTTTCAGATAATCTATTAAAAGGTGCTGCTTGGAATTCAGTGCAAATTGCTGAAAGATTAATTGAGTTAAGCATCATTTAG
- a CDS encoding DNA translocase FtsK, whose protein sequence is MAKQKQQKSKARKSVSGNGSIWYEISGLIFLALSIVTILKLGIVGKAFVLFLRFFFGEWYMLSFLFIIGLSAYSIIYRKRPPFVSSITIGGLLIFFSILMFSHVTLFDLLAKNNQFHDQSVIKSTLDLFLIEAKGKISTVDLGGGMIGAILFAVLYFLFDRTGAILFGIIAIVAGVLFITGKPLGGYIYQYIMPKVRNLISDSWEDFTNFWKRGREQKTTSRRAEAKQKRKARKDSYEDNDNEEEVSTGNSLNYQVKNSYEDEIIEPKKEIQIEYSPTYQPPKEPELIIANNSNQIQAHFAEDDDQSIELPVAEVGMDDKVDYVLPSMDLLAYPKVAKKRENESKLKENADKLERTFQSFGVKATVTKVHHGPAVTKYEVYPEAGVKVSRIVNLSDDLALALAAKDIRIEAPIPGKSAVGIEVPNTNITTVLLREVLEAKNPKLQNPLAVSLGKDIAGDAVFAELNKMPHLLVAGATGSGKSVCINGIIVSILMNAKPSEVKLMLIDPKMVELNVYNGIPHLLTPVVTNPKKASQALRKVVSEMERRYELFSHSGTRNIEAYNELTKQNNTMTNSKQPLLPFIVVIVDELADLMMVASSDVEDSITRLAQMARAAGIHLIIATQRPSVDVITGVIKANIPSRIAFSVSSQTDSRTILDTGGAEKLLGRGDMLYQPIGASKPIRVQGAFLSDDEVERVVEFSISQQKAQYQEEMMVKEEKDGKSEVNDDLYNEAVELVTNMQSASVSLLQRRFRIGYTRAARLIDAMEDNGIVGPYEGSKPREVLISKPVEDEQALS, encoded by the coding sequence ATGGCAAAGCAGAAGCAGCAAAAGTCAAAAGCTCGAAAATCAGTAAGTGGCAATGGTTCAATATGGTATGAAATTAGTGGATTAATATTTTTAGCACTTTCAATCGTAACAATATTAAAGCTTGGTATTGTAGGTAAAGCCTTTGTATTATTCTTAAGATTTTTCTTTGGGGAATGGTACATGCTTAGTTTTCTTTTTATCATCGGTTTATCTGCATATAGCATAATTTATCGAAAAAGACCTCCATTTGTTTCGAGTATTACGATTGGTGGATTGTTAATCTTCTTTAGTATATTGATGTTTAGTCATGTTACTCTATTTGATTTATTAGCAAAAAATAATCAATTTCATGATCAATCTGTCATAAAAAGTACGCTAGATTTATTTTTAATTGAAGCCAAAGGCAAAATTAGTACGGTGGATCTTGGTGGAGGTATGATTGGAGCGATACTTTTTGCAGTTTTATATTTCTTATTTGATCGAACAGGTGCGATTTTATTCGGAATCATTGCAATAGTTGCGGGAGTTTTATTTATAACTGGTAAGCCACTTGGTGGTTATATATATCAATATATAATGCCAAAAGTAAGAAATTTAATTTCAGACAGCTGGGAGGATTTTACAAATTTCTGGAAACGTGGTCGTGAACAAAAAACTACTAGTAGACGAGCTGAGGCTAAACAAAAGAGAAAAGCAAGGAAAGATTCATATGAAGACAATGATAATGAAGAAGAAGTGTCTACTGGTAATAGTTTAAATTACCAAGTTAAAAATTCATATGAAGATGAGATCATTGAGCCGAAAAAAGAAATTCAAATCGAATATTCTCCTACATATCAGCCACCTAAGGAACCAGAATTGATCATCGCAAATAATTCAAATCAAATCCAGGCTCATTTTGCAGAGGATGACGATCAGTCAATCGAATTGCCAGTTGCAGAAGTAGGAATGGATGATAAGGTAGACTACGTATTGCCATCCATGGATTTATTAGCCTATCCAAAGGTTGCTAAAAAACGTGAAAATGAATCCAAACTAAAGGAAAATGCGGACAAGCTTGAAAGAACATTTCAAAGTTTTGGTGTCAAGGCTACAGTAACAAAAGTACACCATGGACCTGCGGTAACGAAATATGAAGTCTACCCTGAAGCAGGGGTGAAAGTTAGTCGTATTGTAAACCTTAGTGATGATTTAGCACTTGCACTTGCAGCAAAAGACATTCGTATTGAAGCTCCAATTCCGGGTAAATCTGCTGTAGGAATTGAAGTGCCTAATACGAATATAACAACTGTATTACTTAGAGAAGTTCTCGAAGCAAAAAATCCGAAATTACAAAATCCATTAGCTGTATCGTTAGGAAAAGATATTGCCGGTGATGCTGTATTTGCAGAGCTTAATAAAATGCCGCATTTACTAGTAGCTGGGGCGACAGGTAGTGGGAAAAGTGTATGTATAAATGGAATTATTGTTAGTATCCTAATGAATGCAAAACCATCTGAAGTAAAGCTAATGCTAATCGATCCGAAGATGGTTGAATTGAATGTTTATAATGGTATTCCTCATTTGCTAACTCCGGTGGTAACAAACCCTAAAAAGGCTTCACAAGCGTTACGTAAAGTTGTTAGTGAAATGGAAAGAAGATATGAGCTTTTTTCTCATTCAGGTACTAGAAACATTGAAGCTTATAACGAATTAACTAAACAAAATAATACGATGACGAATTCAAAACAACCTTTATTACCATTTATCGTCGTGATTGTTGATGAGTTAGCTGATTTAATGATGGTTGCTTCGAGTGACGTGGAAGATTCAATCACTAGATTAGCTCAAATGGCTCGTGCAGCGGGTATCCACTTAATTATTGCTACACAACGACCTTCCGTTGACGTTATCACGGGTGTCATTAAAGCAAATATACCTTCTCGAATTGCTTTTAGTGTATCTTCTCAAACAGATTCTCGTACAATTCTTGATACTGGTGGAGCAGAAAAACTATTAGGAAGAGGAGATATGTTATATCAACCAATCGGTGCATCTAAACCAATCCGAGTGCAAGGAGCATTTTTATCTGATGATGAAGTTGAAAGAGTAGTCGAGTTTTCAATCTCTCAACAAAAGGCTCAATACCAAGAAGAAATGATGGTAAAAGAGGAAAAAGATGGGAAATCTGAAGTGAATGATGATCTTTATAATGAAGCTGTTGAGCTAGTAACAAATATGCAATCAGCCTCGGTATCACTGCTACAAAGAAGATTTAGAATTGGTTATACAAGAGCTGCCAGATTAATTGATGCGATGGAAGATAATGGAATAGTCGGTCCGTATGAAGGTAGTAAACCTAGGGAAGTATTAATTAGTAAACCTGTGGAAGATGAGCAAGCCTTGTCTTAA
- a CDS encoding ClpP family protease → MSIVEKIQQLGQTNVPASNDSKIHCLTIIGQIEGHVALPPQNKTTKYEHLIPQLVAIEQNPKIEGLLIVLNTVGGDVEAGLAISEMIATLTKPTVSIVLGGGHSIGVPIAVSTDFSYIAETATMTIHPIRLTGLVIGVPQTFEYLDKMQERVTRFVTKHSNITEERFKELMFTKGNLTRDIGSNVVGGDAVKYGLIDDVGGIGQALKKLQELIDERKEKSNKEENEF, encoded by the coding sequence ATGAGCATTGTTGAAAAAATTCAGCAATTAGGACAAACAAATGTTCCAGCAAGCAATGATTCAAAAATCCATTGTTTAACGATAATTGGACAAATTGAAGGGCATGTGGCATTACCACCTCAAAACAAGACAACTAAATATGAACATTTAATCCCGCAATTAGTGGCAATTGAACAAAATCCTAAGATTGAAGGATTATTAATTGTTCTAAATACTGTTGGTGGAGATGTGGAAGCAGGCCTTGCAATATCAGAAATGATTGCGACATTAACGAAACCTACTGTATCAATCGTTTTAGGTGGTGGACATAGTATCGGAGTACCAATTGCAGTAAGTACTGACTTTTCATATATCGCTGAAACGGCAACAATGACAATTCATCCAATTCGTCTAACTGGTTTAGTAATTGGTGTACCTCAAACATTTGAATATCTTGATAAAATGCAAGAAAGAGTAACTCGTTTTGTTACGAAGCATTCAAATATTACGGAAGAACGTTTCAAGGAATTAATGTTTACAAAAGGTAATTTAACAAGAGATATCGGCTCTAATGTAGTCGGTGGAGATGCAGTAAAATATGGACTAATTGATGATGTAGGTGGAATTGGGCAAGCACTGAAGAAGTTGCAGGAATTAATTGACGAACGAAAAGAAAAGTCTAATAAAGAGGAGAATGAATTTTGA